From Paenibacillus polymyxa, the proteins below share one genomic window:
- a CDS encoding polysaccharide deacetylase, with product MKLLKVKWMAVCLMAICCLGLLGIHTNTASAQAKAPLLGVNDVLLDSNTIKPVMENDKLYVPIVTLGQKMGITTSANGNTLVLTGHNRSFTLDLNKGDVFERGGCTMVPIRTLTDAFGFTITIPTSNVYRIQNANASLSDAQFLNTFAAEIKQYAAVKPGKTSNTGSTENAKPSSRTIYLSFDDGPTAHTSQLLDILDKYNAKATFFMLGPEIRQHSAVMKRMVDAGHGLGLHGMTHQVKKIYASPAAALAEMNQDNEILFKATGKRTSLIRTPYGSKPYLKKAYRDQLTGAGYHIWDWNIDSNDWRYTKNPEHFVQTVLSDIKRLKKQGRTPVVLMHDKPSTIKVLPQIMAALQKEGYSFEPLNDNLTPLNFWNDHR from the coding sequence ATGAAGCTTTTAAAAGTAAAATGGATGGCTGTATGCTTGATGGCAATCTGTTGTTTGGGGTTGCTGGGTATACATACGAATACAGCGAGTGCACAAGCGAAGGCTCCTTTACTTGGGGTCAATGATGTGTTGCTAGATTCGAATACAATTAAGCCCGTAATGGAAAATGATAAGTTGTATGTTCCTATCGTGACACTGGGGCAAAAGATGGGCATTACTACTTCGGCCAATGGAAATACATTGGTGCTGACTGGGCATAATCGCAGCTTTACGCTGGATTTGAACAAGGGTGATGTGTTTGAGCGTGGAGGATGTACGATGGTGCCAATCCGCACTTTGACCGATGCGTTTGGCTTCACTATTACGATTCCTACGAGTAATGTGTATCGAATTCAGAATGCAAACGCTAGTTTGTCTGATGCTCAGTTCTTGAATACATTTGCGGCAGAAATTAAACAGTATGCAGCTGTTAAGCCAGGCAAAACTAGCAATACAGGCAGCACGGAAAATGCCAAGCCTTCCAGCCGTACAATCTATTTGAGCTTTGATGATGGTCCAACGGCGCACACGTCGCAGCTGCTGGATATTCTGGACAAATATAATGCCAAGGCTACGTTCTTCATGTTGGGACCTGAAATTCGTCAACATAGCGCAGTAATGAAGAGAATGGTAGACGCGGGGCATGGCTTGGGCCTGCATGGGATGACACACCAGGTGAAAAAGATCTATGCATCCCCGGCAGCGGCATTGGCAGAGATGAATCAGGATAATGAGATTTTATTTAAGGCCACAGGGAAACGCACTTCTTTGATTCGTACACCTTATGGCAGCAAACCCTATTTGAAGAAAGCATACCGCGATCAACTGACGGGTGCAGGCTATCATATTTGGGACTGGAACATAGATTCGAATGATTGGCGTTATACTAAAAATCCAGAGCATTTTGTACAGACGGTCCTCAGTGATATTAAGAGATTGAAAAAGCAAGGCAGAACACCAGTCGTTCTTATGCATGATAAGCCATCTACGATCAAGGTGCTTCCACAAATCATGGCGGCTTTGCAGAAAGAAGGATATTCGTTCGAGCCGTTAAATGATAACCTGACTCCGCTTAATTTTTGGAATGATCACCGTTAA